One stretch of Oncorhynchus masou masou isolate Uvic2021 chromosome 9, UVic_Omas_1.1, whole genome shotgun sequence DNA includes these proteins:
- the LOC135546427 gene encoding protein FAM222B-like, with protein MLACLPASSGEPTPRFLSHTQMNTGLQQWDTTQKMKSANYPTPAELDAFAKKVANNPLTIKIFPNSVKVPQRKHIRRTVNGLDTSSSSQRQSSYPSQVSSTRAGLLAVLRTSPGKGVLTDTDSSQAHLLPKPSMNLHSGPYVAQSTLNLPQPVPHLQGMSQTQPRALAQKQGHPQHALQHNLPHPMTSQPPNMPQTLQQQNMAHPQTLQLQQSLSQLQTVQQNLAHPHNVQRQQSLPHTQTLLQQQQQNQTLPQNLQQQQQQQQHILHPPTLQHQTLPHQQALLQQARAQGLRHLPEVAQAQPPPSLQLSQGLQHPHCLPLSQPLPRGLRHLSDVAQAQPPSLQHSQGLPPSQPLPQASSAGPGSPSASNALQPQPGPPYGPRKLPDADAPPNVTVSTSTIPLSMAAGLHHNRPGTDLSSIVHQINQFCQARAGLGATSVCEGQIANPSPISRNLLINASSRVNTPHNFGLLPSCLLGHTEKAPGGSQGPAGANGLQPNMAVMNRMPPTFHTDTKKQLQQQQLQQQQLQQQQLQQQQLQQQQLQQQQLQQQQLQQAHQHQHQLQQLQQVHQQQQQHQLQQQHQLQQQQIQQQRSWNQHQLAHMQHLPDGAQPCKNPRREAPSGSGFPAKTHNYPQKLLAPQPQSFPIKHPSDKTTPSPPVTGPAGGTMPSYTNGRYLQIPWDSVLQAAKSDGLGPQDLPMAFQGGPEGASIDCSTPGSQYRSGARPGVPDLGQTKLMQQNVSDYLSGDFQAFQQNPGAMGKMHRPPMGRAPAQSPELGNSRNIHAHHPGYR; from the exons ATGCTGGCCTGTCTGCCAGCATCATCAGGTGAACCTACCCCCCGATTTCTCTCCCACACGCAGATGAACACTGGACTTCAGCAAT GGGATACTACACAGAAGATGAAATCTGCCAACTATCCAACCCCAGCAGAATTGGATGCCTTTGCTAAGAAAGTCGCCAACAATCCTCTGACCATAAAGATCTTCCCCAACAGTGTCAAAGTACCACAGAGGAAGCACATCCGCCGCACTGTGAACGGGTTGGACACATCCAGCTCCAGCCAGCGCCAGAGTTCTTACCCGTCTCAAGTCAGCAGCACCAGAGCGGGCCTCCTGGCCGTCCTCCGCACTTCGCCTGGCAAAGGCGTCCTCACAGACACGGACAGCAGCCAAGCCCATCTGCTTCCCAAACCATCCATGAACCTCCACAGCGGGCCATACGTTGCTCAGAGCACTTTAAACCTCCCCCAGCCTGTCCCCCACCTCCAGGGCATGTCTCAAACCCAGCCCCGGGCATTGGCACAGAAACAGGGCCATCCACAGCATGCTCTGCAGCACAACCTGCCTCACCCCATGACTTCACAACCACCGAATATGCCTCAAACTTTACAGCAACAGAACATGGCCCACCCTCAAACTTTACAGCTGCAACAAAGCTTGTCCCAGCTGCAAACGGTACAGCAGAATCTGGCGCACCCGCATAATGTCCAGCGGCAGCAGAGTTTGCCTCACACGCAGACTTtactacagcagcagcagcaaaatcAGACTCTGCCACAAAACttacaacagcagcagcaacaacagcagcatatTCTTCATCCTCCGACTCTGCAGCACCAGACTCTTCCCCACCAACAAGCTTTACTACAGCAGGCTCGGGCTCAAGGTCTCCGGCACCTGCCTGAGGTAGCCCAGGCCCAGCCTCCACCTAGTCTGCAACTTTCCCAGGGCCTGCAGCACCCCCACTGCCTGCCCCTGTCACAGCCTCTCCCCCGGGGCCTGCGACACCTGTCTGATGTGGCCCAGGCCCAGCCACCCAGTCTGCAACATTCCCAGGGCCTCCCCCCATCTCAGCCTCTCCCCCAGGCCTCCAGTGCTGGCCCTGGCTCCCCCTCTGCTTCCAATGCCCTGCAACCCCAGCCAGGCCCCCCCTATGGCCCCAGGAAGCTGCCAGATGCAGACGCCCCACCAAACGTAACCGTATCTACCTCCACCATCCCACTGTCCATGGCGGCCGGCCTGCACCACAACCGGCCGGGCACCGACCTGAGCAGCATTGTGCACCAGATCAACCAGTTCTGCCAGGCTCGGGCTGGACTAGGCGCCACCTCGGTGTGCGAGGGCCAGATCGCCAACCCCAGTCCCATCAGCCGTAACCTCCTCATCAATGCCAGTTCCAGGGTCAACACACCCCACAACTTTGGCCTCCTTCCCTCGTGCCTGCTGGGCCACACAGAGAAAGCCCCTGGAGGGTCCCAGGGCCCTGCTGGTGCTAATGGCCTACAGCCCAACATGGCTGTCATGAACCGGATGCCACCTACTTTCCACACTGACACGAAGAAGCAGTTACAGCAGCAGCAGTTACAGCAGCAGCAGTTACAGCAGCAGCAGTTACAGCAGCAGCAGTTACAGCAGCAGCAGTTACAGCAGCAGCAGTTACAGCAGCAGCAATTACAGCAGGCTCACCAGCATCAACATCAGTTACAGCAGCTCCAACAGGTTcaccagcagcagcaacaacatcagtTACAGCAGCAACATCAGCTCCAACAGCAGCAAATCCAACAGCAGCGCTCCTGGAACCAGCACCAGCTGGCTCACATGCAGCATCTGCCTGATGGAGCCCAACCCTGTAAGAACCCCAGGAGGGAAGCCCCCTCTGGGTCTGGCTTCCCTGCCAAGACCCACAATTACCCCCAAAAGCTGCTGGCCCCGCAGCCACAATCTTTCCCCATTAAACACCCATCAGACAAGACAACCCCCTCGCCCCCCGTCACCGGCCCAGCGGGCGGCACCATGCCAAGCTACACCAACGGGCGCTACTTGCAGATTCCATGGGACAGCGTCCTACAAGCAGCCAAAAGTGACGGTCTAGGCCCACAGGATTTGCCCATGGCCTTCCAGGGGGGCCCGGAAGGGGCCTCCATAGACTGCAGCACACCAGGATCACAGTACCGATCTGGAGCCAGACCCGGGGTCCCAGACCTGGGTCAGACCAAGCTGATGCAGCAGAATGTGTCTGATTACCTGTCTGGGGATTTCCAGGCGTTCCAGCAGAACCCAGGCGCCATGGGGAAGATGCACAGGCCCCCCATGGGTAGAGctccagcccagagcccagagctaGGTAACAGTAGAAATATCCATGCTCACCACCCAGGCTATAGATAG
- the LOC135546426 gene encoding flotillin-2-like, protein MGSCLTVGPNEAVVVSGACCGSDEKTYMVGGWAWAWWLITDIQRITLEIMTLQPKCEDVETAEGVAITVTGVAQIKVMTDHDLLAIACEQFLGKSVPEIKGVVLQTLEGHLRSILGTLTVEQIYQDRDKFAQLVREVAAPDVGRMGIEILSFTIKDVYDKVDYLSSLGKTQTAAVQRDADIGVAEAERDAGIREAECKKEMMDVKFLADTKMADSKRELELQKAAFNQEVNTKKAEAQLAYELQAAKEQQKIRLEEMEIEVVQRKKQITIEEKEIFRTEKELIAMVKRPAEAEAYKMQQLAEGQKMKKVLTAQAEAEKIRRIGEAEAGSIEAIGKAEAEKMRLKAEAYLQYGEAAKTALVLEALPKIAAKVAAPLARTNEIVILSGEGNHVTGEVNRLLAELPVSVNALTGIDLSKIPLLQRMTDAQA, encoded by the exons GTGCCTGTTGTGGCTCAGATGAGAAGACCTACATGGTGGGGGGCTGGGCCTGGGCCTGGTGGCTCATCACTGACATTCAAAG GATTACACTGGAGATTATGACACTCCAACCCAAGTGTGAGGATGTTGAGACTGCAGAGGGGGTCGCCATCACTGTCACTGGGGTGGcacag ATCAAAGTGATGACAGATCATGATCTTTTGGCAATTGCTTGCGAGCAGTTTTTGGGCAAATCCGTCCCTGAAATCAAAGGAGTGGTTTTGCAAACCTTGGAGGGACATTTACGCTCAATTCTAG GTACACTGACGGTGGAGCAAATCTACCAGGATAGGGACAAGTTTGCCCAGCTGGTGAGGGAGGTGGCAGCACCTGACGTTGGCAGGATGGGCATTGAGATCCTCAGCTTCACTATCAAG gatgTCTATGATAAAGTGGACTACCTGAGCTCACTGGGGAAGACTCAGACAGCAGCAGTTCAGAGGGATGCAGACATTGGTGTGGCAGAGGCAGAAAGGGATGCTGGGATAAGA gaAGCAGAGTGCAAGAAGGAGATGATGGATGTCAAGTTCCTGGCCGACACAAAGATGGCAGACTCCAAACGAGAACTTGAACTGCAGAAGGCTGCTTTCAACCAAGAAGTCAACACCAAG AAAGCGGAAGCCCAGCTGGCCTATGAGCTGCAGGCAGCTAAAGAACAGCAGAAGATCAGGCTGGAGGAGATGGAGATTGAGGTGGTTCAGAGGAAGAAGCAGATCACCATTGAGGAGAAGGAGATTTTCCGCACAGAGAAGGAGCTCATCGCCATGGTGAAGAGGCCTGCAGAGGCAGAGGCATACAAGATGCAACAGCTGGCTGAGGGACAGAA GATGAAGAAGGTTCTGACGGCCCAGGCAGAGGCAGAGAAGATCCGGAGAATAGGCGAGGCAGAGGCTGGCTCCATTGAGGCTATAGGGAAGGCTGAGGCTGAGAAGATGAGACTGAAGGCTGAGGCCTACCTGCAGTATGGAGAGGCAGCCAAGACTGCTCTTGTCCTGGAGGCCCTGCCCAAG ATTGCAGCCAAGGTGGCGGCGCCGCTGGCCAGGACCAATGAGATAGTAATCCTGAGCGGGGAGGGAAACCATGTGACGGGGGAAGTGAACCGCCTCCTGGCTGAACTTCCTGTGTCTGTCAACGCCCTCACAGGAATTGACCTATCAAAG ATCCCACTACTGCAGAGGATGACTGATGCTCAGGCCTGA